From the Mycobacterium noviomagense genome, the window CCCGGCTGCCGAACGGTACGGCGTCATAGAAGCGCAATGACCCGGCATGATGGCGGCGCCGGATCACGACTAATGTGTATGCAAGCTAACTAGTTGAATCGACGAGGATTGGGTGCAGACCATGACGACCACCGAAAACGCGCTGAGCACCGACGTCCGCAACGGCATCGAATACAAGGTCGCCGACCTGTCGTTGGCGGACTTCGGCCGCAAGGAGATCGAGCTCGCCGAGCACGAGATGCCCGGGCTGATGTCGTTGCGCCGTGAGTACGCCGAAGTGCAGCCGCTCAAAGGTGCCCGCATCTCGGGGTCGCTGCACATGACCGTGCAGACCGCGGTGCTTATCGAGACGTTGACCGCGCTCGGCGCCGAAGTCCGGTGGGCGTCGTGCAACATCTTCTCCACCCAGGACCACGCCGCCGCCGCGGTGGTCGTCGGCCCCCACGGCACCCCGGAGGAGCCCAAGGGCACGTCGGTTTTCGCGTGGAAGGGCGAGACGCTCGAGGAGTACTGGTGGGCTTGCGAGCAGGCGCTGACGTGGCCTGATATCGCGGGCGCCGCCGCGCCCGCGAACATGATCCTCGACGACGGCGGAGACGCCACCATGCTGGTGCTGCGCGGCATGCAGTACGAGAAGGCCGGTGTGGTGCCGCCCGCCGAAGAGGACGACTCGACCGAGCACAAGGTGTTCCTGAACCTGCTGCGCAACCGCTTCGAGACCGACAAGAACAAGTGGACGAAGATCGCCGAGTCGGTCAAGGGCGTCAGCGAGGAGACCACTACCGGCGTGCTGCGCCTCTACCAGTACGCCGCGGCCGGGGATCTGGCGTTCCCGGCGATCAACGTCAACGACTCGGTGACCAAGAGCAAGTTCGACAACAAGTACGGCTGCCGGCACTCGCTGATCGACGGCATCAACCGCGGCACCGACGTGCTGATCGGCGGCAAGAAGGTGCTGATCTGCGGCTACGGCGACGTCGGCAAGGGCTGCGCGGAATCGATGGCGGGCCAGGGTGCGCGGGTCACCGTCACCGAGATCGACCCGATCAACGCGCTGCAGGCGCTGATGGAGGGTTACGACGTCAAGACGGTCGAGGACGTGATCGGCGAGGCCGACATCGTCGTCACCGCCACTGGCAACAAGGACATCATCACGCTCGAGCACATGCGGGCGATGAAGGACAAGGCCATACTGGGCAACATCGGCCACTTCGACAACGAAATCCAGATGGCCGCGCTGGAACGCTCCGGTGCCAGGAAAACCAACATCAAACCGCAGGTGGACCTGTGGACCTTCCCTGACAGCGGCAAGTCGATCATCGTGCTCTCCGAGGGCCGGCTGCTCAACCTCGGCAACGCCACCGGCCACCCGTCGTTCGTGATGAGCAACAGCTTCTCCAACCAGGTGATCGCCCAGATCGAGCTGTGGACCAAGAACGACGAGTACGACAACGAGGTGTACCGGCTGCCCAAGCACCTCGACGAGAAGGTGGCCCGCATCCACGTCACCGCGCTCGGCGGGCATCTGACCAAACTCACCAAAGAGCAGGCCGAATACATCGGCGTCGACGTCGACGGCCCCTACAAGGCCGACCACTACCGCTACTGAGCGCTCCCTATCGAGTCTGCGTTCACCGCGTCGACGCTGCGGTGATGGCTCGTTCGCCGCGCGCCGGCGCGCTACGAACGCAGTCTCGACGTTATGAGTGCAGGCTCGCCTGCCCAGCGAGCGCGCTAGGCTCGCGCCGTGCTGATCGCGATCGAAGGGGTCGACGGCGCAGGCAAGCGAACACTGTCGCGGGGCCTGCAAGCGGCCTTCGAGGCCGGCGGAAAGTCGGTGGCCACGCTGGCCTTCCCGCGCTATGGGCAGTCCGTGCCGGCCGACGTCGCCGCTGAGGCGCTACGCGGCCAGCACGGCGACCTCGCGTCGAGCGTCTACGCGATGGCGATGCTGTTCGCGCTGGACCGCGCCGGGGCAGCAGCCCAGATCGAAAGGCTGCGTGACGACTACGACGTGGTGATCCTCGATCGCTATGTGGCCTCCAACGCCGCCTACAGCGCCGCCCGCCTGCATCAGGACGCCACCGGTGAGGTAGCCGCTTGGGTGCACGACATCGAATACGGCCGGCTGCACCTTCCGGTGCCGGATTGCCAAGTGCTCCTTGATGTTTCGGCTGAACTTGCCAGGCAGCGGGCACGCAACCGGGCGGTGCAGGAAGCGGGCCGCGACCGCGACGCCTATGAACGCGACGACGACCTTCAACAGCGCACCGGCGCGGTGTACGCCGGGCTGGCCGCCGCGGGCTGGGGTGGCCGTTGGCAAGTGGTGGGCGCCGACGTCGACCCTGGCAAGTTGGCCGCCACGTTGCTCGCCGGGTGAGCCGCGAGAAGAAACGCCCGCGTGATAGCTGAGTTTTATCGCGATGTGGTGACACCATGGACACCATGAGGCAAAGGATTCTCGTCGTCGATGACGACGCTTCGCTGGCCGAGATGCTCACTATCGTGCTGCGGGGGGAAGGCTTCGATACCGCGGTCATCGGTGACGGCAGCCAGGCGCTCACCGCGGTCCGTGAGCTGCGCCCCGATCTGGTGTTGCTGGACCTGATGCTGCCCGGCATGAACGGCATCGACGTCTGTCGGGTGTTGCGGGCCGACTCCGGGGTG encodes:
- the ahcY gene encoding adenosylhomocysteinase, which produces MTTTENALSTDVRNGIEYKVADLSLADFGRKEIELAEHEMPGLMSLRREYAEVQPLKGARISGSLHMTVQTAVLIETLTALGAEVRWASCNIFSTQDHAAAAVVVGPHGTPEEPKGTSVFAWKGETLEEYWWACEQALTWPDIAGAAAPANMILDDGGDATMLVLRGMQYEKAGVVPPAEEDDSTEHKVFLNLLRNRFETDKNKWTKIAESVKGVSEETTTGVLRLYQYAAAGDLAFPAINVNDSVTKSKFDNKYGCRHSLIDGINRGTDVLIGGKKVLICGYGDVGKGCAESMAGQGARVTVTEIDPINALQALMEGYDVKTVEDVIGEADIVVTATGNKDIITLEHMRAMKDKAILGNIGHFDNEIQMAALERSGARKTNIKPQVDLWTFPDSGKSIIVLSEGRLLNLGNATGHPSFVMSNSFSNQVIAQIELWTKNDEYDNEVYRLPKHLDEKVARIHVTALGGHLTKLTKEQAEYIGVDVDGPYKADHYRY
- a CDS encoding dTMP kinase: MLIAIEGVDGAGKRTLSRGLQAAFEAGGKSVATLAFPRYGQSVPADVAAEALRGQHGDLASSVYAMAMLFALDRAGAAAQIERLRDDYDVVILDRYVASNAAYSAARLHQDATGEVAAWVHDIEYGRLHLPVPDCQVLLDVSAELARQRARNRAVQEAGRDRDAYERDDDLQQRTGAVYAGLAAAGWGGRWQVVGADVDPGKLAATLLAG